The region AGAGATTCTTGGTAAAAGGTGGAGATGTGTCTGTTTCAAATGTCTCACAGGACAGACTGTTTCCTGCTACATTGGTGAGTTCATTGCATCACGGAGATGAATACACCAGGCAGATGGCAGAGAAAATTTTGAGGCATTTGAACAAAATGCCTAATGTATCAAATACCATGAGCTTTAACATGTAAAACCTATCCATTGTTCAAGAAATATGTCTGTATACAGTTTTCAGCAGAACCACATAATTTCCTTAAACTAGGTTCTGGACTTCCTAGTTCTTACTGTGATTAGTCCGAATTCGCCTCCTCATTAACATCTTTATCCCATGTGCCATTTAATCTTCTTATAGATTCTGTTTCtgaaagttttaaaaaattattgttcGAAGTCATATGACTCAAATATAACAGACAAACCTCCCTCATATATGCAACCATGTAGTTGTAAAAACAAAAAAGTGAAAAACAAAACAAGGGATACGCTTTATGTTGTACTATTTGCATGAGAAATGTTTCTATTATGCGTTACCATGATGATGGGAGTATATTTAGAGCTCAGGAATTACAATGTGGAGTTGGTTTGGCCGGCAAAGCCGAAAGGATCCCCCAttcaaatatagaaaatgttgataaaataatttcttcGGACATTTGAAAGATTCCAATTATAATAAGACAAAAACAGAGGTGGTTGCCTAGATTTGATCCTGTCAAATATAAGAAATGGAAGATAATCTTAATAAAATTGTAGTTTTCTCTTACCTCATGGATAGCCCACTTAACACCAACAGCTCCAAAATAAAACCAATTAGACTCTTTTCAGCAAGTATCCAACCACATCCGACATCAAGAAAATACCTACTTTCTATGGAACAAGAAAATCTTGTTgcaaaaaactaaataaaataaaaagaagttTAATTGAGAACTCAACAGGGGGGAGTGCGACAAATGTCGTACATATAATTCTTATGTTGACATCATCTAATGAGATGCAAGTCAGTAACTTATAAAGGGTGACTGGGAGAAATGTACTAACTTAAACAACAAAATGTCTTCTTTCTCAATAGAAGATTTTGTTGGGAATGGATGTCTGAAAGAATTGTTGCCAAGGCTGCTAGGTGAAGGCTGGGACGATGTACCTACTTTGAAGGTAATGAATTCGGAAGACATGGATGATATCGGCCTGACTCGACAGCAGAAGGTTGGTTTCTCTATCAAAATACTATTCTATCCATTCTCATGCTATTCAGTTTTGAAGTAACTGTGCTAACAACTTCAATCTACCCTGCTCAAGGATGCAATTGAAATTAGGTCATACCTGCATGACCGGACGCTGATGCAGTACGGGGATCAGTTAGAGGCCTCTAGGAAGAGTTTGCCTGAGCTTCTTGGCTTGAGTAATGACGATCTTGCTTCTCAATTTGGTATGAAACGAGGCCATATTGCTCGTTTCATGAACAGAAGCACAGCGTGCTCACTGGATCCATTGCCAGCATCGTATACCCTCCCAGCAAGGAGGCGAAACAGCTTGCCATCCAGAAATAGTAGCATACATAAGAGTCAGCTCACACCTGCGAATTCCAATAAACTTGTTACGCTGAGATCGTCTGGAAGAAGCAGTTCTGGTTCTGATTTTACCGTGGAACGGTCCATGGCAAgctttaaaataaaagatggATATGTCTTCAAGGGGATCGTTGCAGCAATGCCGGCAGAGCCTAGGGCCTGTGGCTGTGTGGAACCTCCCCCAGTAGTCGAGAATGTAGCTCCTTACTCCACGATAGAGAATATCTCCGTCCAGAAACTAACTCCCGAATACAAGATTGGAATGGAGCGGTTGATCAAGTCAAAGACACCACCGATGAAGGCTTCAGAGCTGTGGCGAGAGAAACCGGCTCTCTTTGTCTGCATTCGTAGGCCTGGGTACgatttcattcaaataagcgCGAAACTTCCAAGTCATAAACTATAATTAACCCATATCTATGAAATCAGGTGCATCATGTGCCGAGCTGAAGTGCATCAACTCTACTCCAAGAAACCTATATTTGATGCTCTTGGAGTTCAACTGTTTGCAGTTCTTCATGAGCACATAGACTCAGAGGTTCAACATCTCCCTCGGATTATTATGCATCATGAGAAATGACTAAACAATGTTTACTAAAACAAGTTGAATGGTTTCAGATAAAAGATTTCTGGCCGCGATACTGGGGTGGTGTTGTGCTCTATGACAGGGGGCAGGAGTTCTTCAAGGCTCTTGGTGGAGGGAAGCTGCTCAAAGAAAAGTTCATATCTGGTTTCCTACTCAATCCTAGAGCGATCGCAAACTACAGGAGAGCAAAGGCTTCCGGCATTCAAAATAATTTCAAGGGTGAAGGTGAGATCAAGGGTGGACTCTTCATAGTAGGCAAAGGTAAAAGTGGAATCGCGTACCAGTTCATCGAGAGAAACTTTGGCGACTGGGCACCACTTCCTGAAGTCATAGACATCTGCACTCATATTCAGGTAATCTCGCGTTACATCTTTCTAGTCCATCAACATTGATCGTGGTTTTGCACAAACACTCATCATCATGAGCTGATTTAAGCAGAGCAACCAGTTAGACTCAACGAAAACATGGAAAGAAGAATCAAAAGAATGAAGTGAACGGACCAGAGTACATCTCGTATCAGCTTCCACATCTGTCCTTCATCAAGTTTCAGTTTCAAGATCTCTGAGATTTAATACAAATATCTTGTAGTTTGGCTTTCAGTATGATTTTCTTTGACATAAATTCAATTTCCTTATTGTTTTAAGCAGTTCAAGCATGGAAAATCATACGAGCAACTCATTACTTGATCTTAACTCACTCGAATCCAGTCCTGAACTTTGCAACTGCTATCATAAATTAGaacaaaagtaaaaataataattgctGTTAATTTAACGTGTTAATTCATACTATTAACAACGAATAAAACGGTGTTCTATCTTGCGAATTATAGAAGTATATATGTAGATTCGAAGGGCGCTGAAAAATTCAATATCAAGCACAAAAGGTATATATAgaatacacaaaatattcaatatAATCAGCTCCTCTGGAGTTGCTTGATATCATATCAGTAACCAATTATAAAACGCCTAAAAAATCATAGAGAAATAAATGTCAGAATCAATGCATTATTCTCCATAGGAGATGAAGCTTGAATCTCTAACAAAATGTGATGCTGTATTAAAATTCTGTATTTCAGAATCTGTATGATACTCATACATTACCTTCAGCCATCCAGGAACAAGTTTGGAGGCTTACGGCATCTCTTTAGCCCGATCGCCATCCACTACCAAAAGTCTCCACAAGAACATTCCCCATTTTTGAATAAATGGAACCGGACAGCATCTCTAACGAGAATCTCTCGTTGTGTGATCTTTGAAATTATTTTGGTTGCATTATGGCAATCATCACAAACACGGAGgttttttaccacttttatCTGCAACTCGGGAGGAACGAAAATCAAGCCAAACGCAATCGCTAGCCTTTCACTATGATGGTTCAGCATCTTCAGTTTCTCCGACTCCTGAACATCGTGCAGAACAGATTTCACATCAGGCACATATCCACCCTCTCTCATTTTATCACCAAGTTTCTCCAACTCCCGATATATCTGACCAGAAAACGGGCTTGAATTGTCATCAGCAGTGAAAATGTGCACTCTGTTCTTATACTTGATCCAACTACATCCCGGCTCTTTCCTGACTCCCTTCTCTTTCATTCCTTTTCTCAACTGAGCTACCTCGTCCCATTTCCCTTTAGCAGCGTAGATGCTGACAAGCAACACATGGCCAGCAGAGTTTTGTGGATCCAATTCTAGAAGAGATTCTGCGGCCCATTTCCCTATTTCCATGTTACCACGGTTTCTGCACGAGCTCAGCAGCGTAGACCAACCAATTGTATCAGGACGGAAAGGCATTTCAAGTATGAATTTTTTCGCTTCTTCCAACTGCCCAGCTCGACTGTACAGATCAATCATGCAAGTATAGTGATCAAGAACTGGCCTAATCCCATATTTATCCACCATTAAAGCGAAATAATGGCGGCCTTTGTCCACGAAGCCAGCCCTGCTGCAGGCCGAGAGAACCCCAACAAAGGTAACTCCATCTGGCTGGAGACCACGAACCAACATTTCCTCGAACAAACTGATAGTTTCATTAGCCTTTCCAAACTGGGCATAGCATGAAATCAATGCGGTCCAAGTCACTTGATCCTTCACTTTGATCGCATTGAACAACTGATGTGACTCCTTGATGTTGCCGCATTTACCATACATGGTTACAAGTGCATTTGAGACGGTAATGAAGGCAATCAAACCGGATCGCAATGCTTGACCGTGAAACTGAGCTCCCTCTTCGATACTAGCCAGATTTGCACAGGAGCTTATCACACTGCCTAAAGTGAAATAATCCGGCTCACCTCCGTTTCTCTGCATCTCGCATAATATCCTAACAGCTTCCTCGCTGTACCCGTTCTGACTGTAACCTACTAACATGGCAGTCCACGACACAATATTCTTGTACGACATTTTCCTGAAAACCCTCTCAGCATTCTTGATGTCACCACACTTTGAGTACATATCAACAAGTGCACTCGACACAAAAACATTGTCCATATAATCAGTTCTAGTCAGATAAGCATGAATCTGCTTCCCTTCTTGCAATGCAGAAAGACCTCCACAAGCAGTCAAGACACTTCCAAAGGTAAATTGATCCATATTCACTGCATTCATTCTCATCTCTTGTAACAGCTCTAGTGCCTCTCTATACATTGTATTCTGTGTTAGCCCGGTGATCATGGTCGTCCAAGAAATCAAGTCCTTCTCAGTCATACTTCCAAACAAACTGTATGCTTCTTGCAGCATCCCACACCCCAGAAAGCCCATAAGCATCGTGTTGTTAACAACCAAATTCCTCTCCGGCAACTCGTCAAACACACGCTTTGCCTCACTTATCAATCCGCATTTCGCATACATATCAACTAAAGGACTCCCCACAAAAACATAAGACTCGAATCCGAGCTTTACTACTTGGGCATGAATCACCTCTCCCAAATCCACCCAACCCTTTTTCGACAGCATTATTATAACTGTAGAAAGCGTGATCCTGTTCAAACTCTCCAACCCCTGCCTCAACATCAATTTGTAAGCCTCCAACGCCTTCTCGATCAATCCGCATTTTATATAACCCGATATAACCAGGTTCCACGACACCCCATCTTTACGTGGGATCAAATTAAACATCTTCTCCATATTCACAACGTCCCCCTGCTTCGAGTAGACTGATAGAACAGTGTTCCAAGAGAAATGGTTTGGTCTGCGCATTTGATCGAACACTTGGCGTGCATAGGCGATGTTGCCCAGCTTGTTGTACCCATTGATGAGATTGTTTAGCAAGAAAGGCTCCGGGTCCACAAGGTTCTTGATGATGTGTGCATGGAGCTGTTTCACTTGCCGTATGCTGTAGGCTTCGCAGCATTGCTTCAGCCACGAAACATAGTAATCGGAAACCTTCGATGCGGCATTGTCCAAGATATGCCTCGGCGGAAACGGTGTGTTCCCTCTCATAGCCTCGACTTAATGATGCTTTAATTTTACTCTGCTTTGGTTTTACCATTTATCCAAAAACCTAATGCCTATCAGATTTTCCCCAATTTTGAAAAGGTGAGAAGAAAATGATACTCGAGAAAATGATACTCAACCTCTTGCTACAAGGTTTTGCAAATATTACAACGCGTGTGATTGTATCTAAACGTTTTTAGAAAATCCAGAGGGGTGGATTCACTTTGCACTAATTTTTTGCTTTATATTTGAACAAGCACTATTAATGAACAGATTCATATGCAACCtggaaaacgaaaacgaaaaCAATGCACAAATTTTTATACTACAAATTTGAGGCACCCATTTAACAAGGCCAAATCTTTCTGATCATAACACATTTGAGCAAAGACAACA is a window of Salvia splendens isolate huo1 chromosome 3, SspV2, whole genome shotgun sequence DNA encoding:
- the LOC121794927 gene encoding uncharacterized protein LOC121794927, which produces MSSFSIEDFVGNGCLKELLPRLLGEGWDDVPTLKVMNSEDMDDIGLTRQQKDAIEIRSYLHDRTLMQYGDQLEASRKSLPELLGLSNDDLASQFGMKRGHIARFMNRSTACSLDPLPASYTLPARRRNSLPSRNSSIHKSQLTPANSNKLVTLRSSGRSSSGSDFTVERSMASFKIKDGYVFKGIVAAMPAEPRACGCVEPPPVVENVAPYSTIENISVQKLTPEYKIGMERLIKSKTPPMKASELWREKPALFVCIRRPGCIMCRAEVHQLYSKKPIFDALGVQLFAVLHEHIDSEVQHLPRIIMHHEK
- the LOC121794925 gene encoding putative pentatricopeptide repeat-containing protein At1g68930, with translation MRGNTPFPPRHILDNAASKVSDYYVSWLKQCCEAYSIRQVKQLHAHIIKNLVDPEPFLLNNLINGYNKLGNIAYARQVFDQMRRPNHFSWNTVLSVYSKQGDVVNMEKMFNLIPRKDGVSWNLVISGYIKCGLIEKALEAYKLMLRQGLESLNRITLSTVIIMLSKKGWVDLGEVIHAQVVKLGFESYVFVGSPLVDMYAKCGLISEAKRVFDELPERNLVVNNTMLMGFLGCGMLQEAYSLFGSMTEKDLISWTTMITGLTQNTMYREALELLQEMRMNAVNMDQFTFGSVLTACGGLSALQEGKQIHAYLTRTDYMDNVFVSSALVDMYSKCGDIKNAERVFRKMSYKNIVSWTAMLVGYSQNGYSEEAVRILCEMQRNGGEPDYFTLGSVISSCANLASIEEGAQFHGQALRSGLIAFITVSNALVTMYGKCGNIKESHQLFNAIKVKDQVTWTALISCYAQFGKANETISLFEEMLVRGLQPDGVTFVGVLSACSRAGFVDKGRHYFALMVDKYGIRPVLDHYTCMIDLYSRAGQLEEAKKFILEMPFRPDTIGWSTLLSSCRNRGNMEIGKWAAESLLELDPQNSAGHVLLVSIYAAKGKWDEVAQLRKGMKEKGVRKEPGCSWIKYKNRVHIFTADDNSSPFSGQIYRELEKLGDKMREGGYVPDVKSVLHDVQESEKLKMLNHHSERLAIAFGLIFVPPELQIKVVKNLRVCDDCHNATKIISKITQREILVRDAVRFHLFKNGECSCGDFW